A genomic stretch from Desulfohalobium retbaense DSM 5692 includes:
- the miaB gene encoding tRNA (N6-isopentenyl adenosine(37)-C2)-methylthiotransferase MiaB, whose protein sequence is MRFHIITHGCQMNVCDSDWLHRALVDLGGEPADEESAEVFVVNTCSVREKPEQKVYSLLGRLQGYWQRNPNVFVAVGGCVAQQVGTRFWKRFPHVRLVFGTDGIAMVPQAVDRLRSDPQLRLSLLDFEEHYPEREQLWPEAEVPAQAFVNIMQGCDNYCAYCIVPYTRGRQKSRSSAAVLQECRELARRGAREITLLGQNVNSYGQDANGDGTSFAALLEQVCAIPGIEQVRFTTSHPKDIAPEVIAAFGRLPELSPHLHLPLQSGSDRILKAMRRRYTRQRYLDIVTGLRQARPEITLTTDLIVGFPGETEADFEQTLEMMREVGFASSFSFKYSDRPGVAAEQMEDKVPEEIKSHRLQRLQSLQEELTGEALQAEVGRHVTVLLREPGRQDGGGVIWRGRDPGGRVVNCRTELDSALIGSYVGVRVTEAKKHSLFGEVETGPW, encoded by the coding sequence ATGCGATTTCATATAATTACCCACGGTTGCCAGATGAATGTCTGTGATTCGGACTGGCTCCACCGGGCCCTGGTCGATCTGGGCGGGGAACCGGCTGATGAAGAATCGGCCGAGGTCTTTGTCGTCAATACCTGCAGTGTCCGGGAAAAGCCGGAACAAAAGGTCTACAGTTTGTTGGGACGCCTGCAGGGCTATTGGCAGCGCAATCCCAATGTCTTTGTCGCGGTCGGCGGGTGTGTGGCCCAGCAGGTGGGGACCCGTTTCTGGAAACGGTTTCCCCATGTGCGGCTGGTCTTTGGCACCGACGGCATCGCTATGGTGCCCCAGGCGGTCGACCGGTTGCGCAGCGATCCCCAGCTCCGGCTTTCGTTGCTGGATTTTGAAGAGCACTACCCCGAACGCGAGCAACTCTGGCCCGAGGCCGAAGTGCCCGCCCAGGCGTTTGTGAATATCATGCAGGGTTGCGACAATTACTGCGCCTATTGCATCGTGCCGTATACCCGGGGGCGGCAGAAATCCCGCAGCAGTGCGGCCGTCCTCCAGGAGTGCCGAGAACTGGCCCGGCGCGGGGCCAGGGAGATCACGCTTCTGGGACAAAACGTCAATAGTTATGGGCAGGATGCAAATGGCGACGGCACGTCCTTTGCCGCGCTGCTGGAACAGGTCTGCGCCATTCCCGGCATCGAGCAGGTCCGTTTCACGACCTCGCACCCCAAGGATATCGCGCCTGAAGTCATTGCCGCCTTCGGACGTTTGCCGGAATTGAGCCCGCATCTGCATCTGCCCCTGCAATCCGGATCGGACCGCATTCTCAAGGCCATGCGCCGGCGGTATACGCGGCAGCGGTATCTGGACATCGTCACGGGATTACGTCAGGCCCGGCCGGAGATCACCCTGACCACCGATCTCATTGTCGGCTTTCCAGGTGAGACCGAGGCCGATTTTGAACAGACCCTGGAGATGATGCGCGAGGTCGGTTTTGCCTCGAGCTTTTCCTTCAAATACTCGGATCGCCCTGGTGTGGCTGCGGAGCAGATGGAGGACAAGGTCCCCGAGGAGATCAAATCCCACCGGCTGCAGCGGTTGCAATCCCTGCAGGAGGAACTCACCGGCGAGGCCCTGCAGGCCGAAGTCGGCCGGCACGTGACCGTGCTCCTCAGAGAACCGGGGCGCCAGGACGGAGGCGGCGTGATCTGGCGGGGGCGTGACCCCGGCGGGCGCGTGGTCAATTGCCGCACGGAACTGGACAGTGCGCTGATTGGCTCGTATGTCGGGGTACGGGTGACAGAGGCCAAAAAACATTCCCTGTTTGGGGAAGTGGAGACAGGCCCATGGTAG